In a genomic window of uncultured Flavobacterium sp.:
- a CDS encoding glycoside hydrolase family 2 TIM barrel-domain containing protein, protein MKKLITTLFLALSLFGFAQNQSLISNVPNRHTTSLNGVWNYIVDPYETGFYSFHHDEYDKQAKPSNAAYFNNYHAVNKQELVEYDFDKSPKINIPGDWTSQVPELKYYEGNVWFKKSFDYDLKAKKRLFVYLGAINYKADVYLNGKKLGTHIGGFTPFNYEVTSIVKPKDNYLVIKVDNTRHKEDVPTINTDWWNYGGITRDVTLIEENESFVEDYNIQLKKGNSGLISGFVKINNSNSALNVVTISIPELKINYKGKVGADGIVNFEIPGKKISYWSPENPKLYDVTIDFNGEKLKDNIGFRTIETQEDKILLNGKPIFLRGISIHEENAKGGRANSEEDALRLLNWAKELGCNYVRLAHYPHNENIIRTADKMGLMVWEEIPVYWTVEFTREATYKNAEDQLTAAITRDKNRACIIIWSMANETPISDARNAFIKNLVDHTKSLDNTRLISAALLTQSDSAGFGTINDAIGDYLDIIAFNQYLGWYGGNLEDAEKIFWKTKYNKPVIVSEFGGDAKAGLHGEKNERWTEEFQEYLYIQNLKMIEKIPHLSGLSPWILVDFRSPRRLLPGIQDEYNRKGLISNDGQKKKAFYIMQNWYDKKKKEQN, encoded by the coding sequence ATGAAAAAACTAATAACCACATTATTCCTAGCGTTATCACTTTTTGGATTTGCGCAAAATCAAAGTCTGATTTCTAATGTCCCAAATCGACATACAACTTCTTTAAACGGGGTTTGGAATTATATTGTTGATCCTTATGAAACGGGATTTTACAGCTTTCACCATGATGAATATGATAAACAGGCAAAACCATCAAATGCTGCTTATTTCAATAATTATCATGCGGTTAACAAGCAGGAATTGGTAGAATATGATTTTGATAAATCTCCGAAAATAAATATTCCGGGGGATTGGACTTCGCAAGTTCCGGAGCTTAAGTATTATGAAGGAAATGTTTGGTTCAAGAAATCTTTTGATTATGATTTGAAAGCTAAAAAACGCCTTTTTGTTTATTTAGGAGCAATTAATTATAAGGCTGATGTTTATTTGAATGGAAAAAAACTTGGAACTCATATTGGTGGTTTTACGCCTTTTAATTATGAAGTTACTTCGATTGTAAAACCAAAAGATAATTATCTGGTTATTAAGGTAGATAATACAAGACATAAAGAAGATGTTCCTACGATTAATACAGATTGGTGGAATTATGGCGGAATCACGCGCGATGTGACTTTAATTGAAGAAAATGAATCGTTTGTTGAGGATTATAATATTCAGCTAAAAAAGGGAAATTCGGGTTTGATTTCGGGTTTTGTTAAAATCAATAATTCTAATTCTGCATTGAATGTAGTAACGATTTCTATTCCTGAATTGAAAATTAATTATAAAGGAAAAGTTGGTGCTGACGGAATTGTAAACTTTGAAATTCCGGGGAAAAAAATCTCTTATTGGTCTCCTGAAAATCCAAAATTATATGATGTAACTATTGATTTTAATGGAGAAAAATTAAAAGATAATATTGGCTTTAGAACTATCGAAACTCAGGAAGACAAAATTTTATTGAACGGAAAACCAATCTTCTTACGCGGAATTTCGATTCACGAAGAAAACGCAAAAGGCGGACGTGCAAATTCTGAAGAAGATGCTTTACGTTTGCTAAACTGGGCTAAAGAATTGGGTTGTAATTATGTTCGTTTGGCGCATTATCCGCATAACGAAAACATTATCAGAACGGCTGATAAAATGGGATTGATGGTTTGGGAGGAAATTCCGGTTTATTGGACGGTTGAATTTACAAGAGAAGCTACTTACAAAAATGCCGAAGATCAATTGACAGCAGCAATTACGAGAGATAAAAATAGAGCTTGTATTATTATTTGGTCAATGGCAAATGAAACTCCAATATCTGATGCGAGAAATGCTTTTATTAAAAATTTAGTCGATCATACCAAATCTTTAGACAATACAAGATTAATCAGTGCGGCTTTATTGACGCAAAGTGACAGCGCAGGATTTGGAACTATAAATGATGCAATTGGTGATTATCTGGACATTATTGCTTTCAATCAATATTTAGGTTGGTATGGCGGAAATCTTGAAGATGCCGAAAAAATATTTTGGAAAACTAAATATAATAAACCTGTTATTGTTTCAGAATTTGGAGGCGATGCCAAAGCAGGATTACACGGAGAAAAAAATGAGCGCTGGACAGAAGAATTTCAGGAATACTTGTACATTCAGAATTTGAAAATGATCGAAAAAATACCTCATCTTAGCGGTTTAAGTCCGTGGATTCTGGTAGATTTCAGATCTCCGAGAAGGCTTCTTCCAGGAATTCAGGACGAATATAATAGAAAAGGTCTGATCTCAAATGATGGTCAAAAAAAGAAAGCTTTTTATATTATGCAAAATTGGTACGACAAAAAGAAAAAAGAGCAAAACTAA
- a CDS encoding family 43 glycosylhydrolase, producing the protein MKRLQFCLVLFLAFFNFLQAQNNTKGIPPVIAEKDLTAYLFVYFTGNNVEEEAVRYAISADGYHYYNLNNNQPVIDSKTISSTGGVRDPHILRGDDGKTFYMVLTDMTSSKGWDSNRAMILLKSTDLVKWESSVVNIQTAFSGNENLKRVWAPQTIYDAKAGKYMIYFSMQYAGGPDKIYYAYANKDFTALESAPKLLFVPKSERACIDGDIIEKDGVYHLFYKTETEKAGIKVATTTDLTSGKWIENDNYLQQTNDGVEGSSVFKLNNSDEYILMYDIYTKGKYQFTKTKDLENFTVIDNDISMDFNPRHGTILPITRSELKRLIAKWGMPAQYPQINNNPVLEGYYADPEILYSNKTNRYYIYPTSDGFDGWSGNYFKTFSSDNLTDWKDEGIIVDLRKDVKWANRNAWAPCIVEKKKRGKYKYFYYFTAAQKVGVASSDNPTGPFKDSGKALINKRPEGIKDGQEIDPDVFTDPKSGKSYLYWGNGYMAVAELKANMTSIKKSSVKVIKVDNTFREGTYVIYRNDTYYFFWSEDDTRSPNYKVRYGISKSPLGPIEIPENNIVIQGNPDQGIYATGHNSVLQIPNKDEWYIAYHRFSYPTGIKMGDAGGFHREVCLDKLEFNPDGTIKQVIPTHTGVNAIK; encoded by the coding sequence ATGAAGAGATTACAATTTTGTCTTGTATTGTTTTTAGCGTTTTTTAATTTTTTACAAGCCCAAAATAACACAAAAGGAATTCCGCCAGTTATTGCCGAAAAAGATTTGACAGCCTATTTGTTCGTTTATTTCACCGGAAATAATGTCGAAGAAGAAGCCGTAAGATATGCCATCAGCGCAGACGGTTATCATTATTACAATCTGAATAATAATCAGCCAGTTATTGATAGTAAAACGATAAGTTCAACTGGAGGAGTTCGCGATCCGCATATTTTGCGAGGCGACGATGGCAAAACATTTTATATGGTTTTGACCGATATGACATCTTCAAAAGGTTGGGACAGTAATCGCGCGATGATTTTATTAAAAAGTACAGATCTTGTAAAATGGGAGAGTAGCGTTGTGAATATTCAAACCGCATTTTCAGGAAATGAAAACCTGAAACGTGTTTGGGCACCACAAACTATTTATGATGCAAAAGCAGGTAAATACATGATTTACTTTAGTATGCAATATGCCGGAGGACCTGATAAAATTTATTACGCTTATGCGAATAAAGATTTCACCGCTCTGGAAAGTGCTCCAAAATTATTATTTGTGCCAAAATCAGAAAGAGCTTGTATCGACGGAGATATTATTGAAAAAGACGGCGTTTACCATCTTTTCTATAAAACAGAAACTGAAAAAGCAGGAATAAAAGTTGCCACAACAACTGATTTAACATCAGGAAAATGGATTGAAAACGACAACTATTTACAACAAACAAATGATGGAGTTGAAGGTTCCAGCGTTTTCAAACTAAACAATTCCGATGAATATATTTTGATGTATGATATTTACACCAAAGGAAAATATCAGTTTACAAAAACGAAAGATTTAGAAAATTTCACCGTAATTGATAACGATATTTCCATGGATTTTAATCCGCGTCATGGGACAATTTTACCCATAACACGTTCTGAATTAAAAAGATTAATTGCCAAATGGGGAATGCCGGCACAATATCCACAAATAAATAATAATCCGGTTTTAGAAGGATATTACGCAGATCCTGAGATTTTATATTCAAACAAAACCAATAGATATTATATCTATCCAACAAGTGACGGATTTGACGGTTGGTCTGGAAATTATTTCAAAACTTTTTCATCAGATAATCTAACAGATTGGAAAGACGAAGGAATTATTGTAGATCTTAGAAAAGATGTAAAATGGGCAAACAGAAATGCCTGGGCGCCGTGTATTGTAGAGAAAAAGAAAAGAGGGAAATATAAGTATTTCTATTATTTCACAGCAGCACAAAAAGTTGGAGTTGCATCTTCAGATAACCCAACCGGACCTTTTAAAGACAGCGGAAAAGCTTTGATAAACAAAAGACCAGAAGGCATAAAAGACGGTCAGGAAATCGATCCCGATGTTTTTACAGATCCAAAATCCGGAAAAAGTTATTTGTATTGGGGAAATGGTTATATGGCTGTAGCCGAATTAAAAGCCAATATGACTTCTATAAAAAAAAGTAGCGTAAAAGTAATTAAAGTCGACAACACCTTTAGAGAAGGAACTTACGTTATTTACAGAAACGACACGTACTACTTTTTTTGGAGCGAAGACGATACCAGAAGTCCGAATTATAAAGTAAGATATGGAATTTCGAAATCACCACTTGGACCAATCGAAATTCCGGAAAACAATATCGTAATCCAAGGAAATCCCGATCAGGGGATTTATGCAACGGGACACAACTCCGTATTGCAAATTCCAAACAAAGACGAATGGTATATTGCATATCATAGATTTTCATACCCAACCGGAATAAAAATGGGTGATGCAGGAGGTTTTCATAGAGAAGTCTGTCTTGATAAACTAGAGTTTAATCCAGATGGAACCATCAAACAAGTAATTCCAACGCATACTGGAGTTAATGCAATTAAGTAA
- a CDS encoding glycoside hydrolase family 2 TIM barrel-domain containing protein: protein MKKILYLYNNTFYTFALLFFFQICLSSIFAQAKMNINDNWHYLENNTSSLNEAKKATNWTSLNLPHTWNAEDATDLNPGYRRDASWYSKQLNIPKIDKNQRYSLYFEGSNVTTKVYVNGKEAGGHIGGYIGFTIDITNFINEGNNDIFVRVDNSYDIEIIPSQKSDFFIYGGITRDVWFVSQYKNHIDNLKITTPQVSAKTASVNILASVVNPENTALSLTVILKNPKGKKVASKTISVSDKTSTIKFENIKNPELWDTEKPNLYSVTAFLSEKKQIKDSITEKVGFRWFEFKDHGPFYLNGKRLLIRGTHRHEEQAGVGAAMSNAQHRADMESIKSMGANFVRLAHYPQDPEIYKACDELGLLVWDELPWCRGGIGDELWQTNTKNMLVEIINQNYNHPSIIIWSLGNEMNWLPDFPDGDNTEKTNVFLTELNDIAHKMDPNRKTAIRKYYEGSQIVDVFSPSIWSGWYSGSYKSYQKAIDVYKKEYKHFIHAEYGGDSHVGRHSENPVTGENIIKAEGWEEAIVQTKVANIAQIGDWSENYIVDLFDWHLHISENDPMFVGNIQWAFKDFATPLRPEDDIPYMNQKGLVDRNGNPKDAYYVFKSYWSKEPFTYIESHTWTERQGPENTPRTLSVFSNCEKVTLYHEGKSLGEKQRNLSLYPANGLTWDVNFLKGENTLIAVGETKDGKKVSDTLKVNYRFKKNDTATSLQLSAQKLKNGNYLVTAIAIDNGNLRCLDYEESVYFQCLKGGKTMKNQGTPTGSESIKMANGKASIEVVPDGSGVPIEMTALNQSFKGEYLKIEQ from the coding sequence ATGAAAAAAATACTATACCTCTACAACAATACATTTTATACTTTTGCGCTTTTGTTTTTTTTTCAAATTTGTCTGAGCAGCATTTTTGCTCAGGCAAAAATGAATATCAATGACAATTGGCATTATTTAGAAAATAATACTTCGAGCCTAAACGAAGCCAAAAAAGCTACAAACTGGACATCTTTAAATTTACCTCACACTTGGAATGCCGAAGATGCAACGGATTTAAATCCGGGTTACAGACGTGATGCAAGCTGGTATTCTAAGCAATTAAATATTCCGAAAATTGATAAAAACCAACGTTATTCTCTCTATTTTGAAGGATCGAATGTAACAACCAAAGTTTATGTAAATGGTAAAGAAGCCGGCGGACATATTGGTGGTTATATTGGTTTTACCATTGATATTACAAACTTTATTAACGAAGGAAACAACGATATTTTTGTACGTGTTGACAATAGTTATGATATCGAAATTATTCCGTCTCAAAAAAGTGATTTCTTTATTTATGGCGGGATTACTAGGGATGTTTGGTTTGTATCTCAATACAAAAACCATATCGATAATTTGAAGATTACAACGCCTCAGGTTTCGGCAAAAACGGCTTCGGTAAACATTTTGGCTTCTGTTGTAAATCCTGAAAATACTGCTTTATCCTTAACGGTGATTCTTAAAAATCCGAAAGGAAAAAAAGTAGCTAGTAAAACGATTTCTGTTTCGGATAAAACGTCAACTATTAAATTCGAAAACATCAAAAATCCGGAACTTTGGGATACTGAAAAACCAAATCTATATTCGGTTACGGCTTTTTTATCGGAGAAAAAACAAATCAAAGATAGTATTACCGAAAAAGTAGGTTTTAGATGGTTTGAGTTTAAAGATCATGGTCCTTTTTACCTTAACGGAAAAAGATTGCTGATTCGTGGTACACACAGACATGAAGAACAAGCGGGAGTTGGCGCTGCAATGAGCAATGCACAGCATCGTGCCGATATGGAATCGATAAAAAGTATGGGCGCAAATTTTGTTCGCTTGGCGCATTATCCGCAAGATCCTGAAATCTACAAAGCTTGTGATGAACTTGGTCTTTTGGTTTGGGATGAATTGCCTTGGTGTCGCGGTGGAATTGGTGATGAACTTTGGCAAACGAATACTAAAAATATGTTGGTCGAAATCATCAATCAAAATTACAATCATCCAAGTATTATTATTTGGTCTCTTGGAAATGAAATGAACTGGCTTCCTGATTTTCCTGATGGCGATAATACCGAAAAGACGAATGTATTCTTGACGGAACTAAACGACATTGCACACAAAATGGATCCAAATCGAAAAACAGCGATTAGAAAGTATTATGAAGGTTCGCAAATTGTCGATGTGTTCTCTCCTTCTATTTGGTCTGGCTGGTATTCAGGAAGTTATAAAAGCTACCAAAAAGCAATTGACGTTTATAAAAAAGAATACAAACATTTTATTCACGCTGAATATGGCGGCGATAGTCACGTTGGGCGTCACAGCGAAAATCCAGTTACTGGTGAAAATATCATAAAAGCTGAAGGTTGGGAAGAAGCAATTGTTCAGACCAAAGTCGCGAATATTGCGCAAATTGGCGATTGGAGCGAGAATTATATCGTTGATTTATTCGATTGGCATTTGCATATATCCGAGAACGACCCGATGTTTGTGGGTAACATTCAGTGGGCGTTTAAGGATTTTGCAACGCCATTACGCCCAGAAGATGACATTCCGTACATGAATCAAAAAGGTCTTGTCGACAGAAACGGAAATCCGAAAGATGCTTATTATGTTTTTAAAAGTTATTGGAGCAAAGAACCTTTTACTTACATCGAATCGCATACCTGGACGGAGCGACAAGGACCTGAAAATACTCCGAGAACTTTGAGCGTTTTCAGTAATTGTGAGAAGGTTACGCTTTATCATGAAGGAAAATCTCTTGGAGAAAAACAAAGAAATCTTTCTCTATATCCTGCAAATGGTTTAACTTGGGACGTGAATTTTTTAAAGGGAGAAAATACGCTAATTGCCGTTGGTGAGACTAAAGATGGCAAAAAGGTTTCGGATACTTTGAAGGTTAATTATCGCTTTAAGAAAAATGATACGGCGACTTCTTTACAATTATCAGCTCAGAAATTAAAAAATGGCAATTATCTGGTCACAGCAATTGCAATTGATAATGGTAATTTGCGTTGTCTGGATTATGAAGAAAGTGTTTATTTTCAATGCTTGAAAGGTGGAAAAACCATGAAAAATCAAGGTACTCCAACCGGAAGTGAATCGATTAAAATGGCAAATGGAAAGGCTTCAATTGAAGTTGTTCCTGATGGTTCTGGTGTTCCAATTGAAATGACGGCTTTGAATCAGAGTTTTAAAGGGGAATATTTGAAGATTGAACAATAA
- a CDS encoding copper resistance protein NlpE: MKKLMLMLVISGLTMSCNNKKSENKVTTPIDTTSSIVEETKNIVPESESLGEAKIYEGVLPCADCSGIQTVLKIYQGDGTMESHKFELTSTYQGKEPGNVFVQKGNFNTERGVGKDKNGTIYVLNYDKPEGEQIFYGLTSAEPNKIFLLDKERQIIKSKLNYTLTLKN, encoded by the coding sequence ATGAAAAAATTAATGTTAATGTTAGTTATTTCAGGTCTTACAATGTCTTGTAATAATAAGAAAAGCGAAAACAAAGTTACTACACCTATCGATACTACATCTTCAATTGTTGAAGAAACAAAAAACATAGTTCCGGAAAGTGAAAGTCTGGGCGAAGCAAAAATATACGAAGGTGTATTGCCTTGCGCAGATTGCAGCGGAATTCAAACAGTCTTAAAAATTTATCAGGGAGATGGCACTATGGAAAGTCACAAGTTTGAATTGACAAGTACGTATCAAGGAAAAGAACCTGGAAATGTCTTCGTACAAAAAGGGAATTTCAACACCGAAAGAGGAGTAGGAAAAGATAAAAACGGAACAATTTACGTCCTTAATTACGACAAACCAGAAGGCGAACAAATATTCTACGGCCTGACTTCAGCAGAACCAAATAAAATTTTCCTCTTGGACAAGGAACGTCAAATAATCAAATCAAAATTAAATTATACGCTAACTTTGAAAAATTAG
- a CDS encoding DUF2911 domain-containing protein, producing the protein MKNFNLLIIILLTAFSVNAQDVVKFAPLDASPVDISYFPNKAVKFKKTDNPSPVIKVVYSRPSVKGRVVFGDLIKFGEVWRVGANENTEIKFYKAVSIGGTNIPAGTYSLFAIPEKDKWTIIINKELDMWGAYAYDESKDIAKVTVPVKSVSNVVEALSIAFTTQGSVANLVIGWDKTTVEVPITIK; encoded by the coding sequence ATGAAAAATTTTAATTTATTGATAATTATCTTATTGACTGCTTTTTCTGTCAATGCACAAGATGTGGTAAAATTTGCTCCTCTTGACGCAAGTCCGGTTGACATTTCTTATTTTCCAAATAAAGCTGTTAAGTTCAAAAAAACAGATAATCCATCGCCTGTTATTAAGGTTGTTTATTCAAGACCTTCAGTTAAAGGGCGTGTGGTTTTTGGAGATTTAATTAAGTTCGGTGAAGTTTGGCGCGTTGGTGCAAATGAGAATACTGAAATCAAATTTTACAAAGCGGTTTCAATTGGCGGTACAAATATTCCTGCTGGAACTTATAGCTTATTTGCTATTCCTGAAAAAGACAAATGGACAATTATCATCAATAAAGAGCTTGATATGTGGGGCGCTTATGCCTATGATGAAAGTAAAGATATTGCTAAAGTAACTGTTCCGGTTAAGTCAGTATCTAATGTTGTTGAAGCTTTATCAATTGCATTTACAACTCAGGGTTCTGTTGCAAATCTTGTAATAGGATGGGATAAAACAACTGTTGAAGTGCCAATTACAATCAAATAA
- a CDS encoding glycoside hydrolase family 27 protein, whose translation MKIQNRIALILGVVLASASSNAQTKTFAKDEFKQWAQTPPMGWNSWDCYGSTVEEHEVKANADYMVKNLKKFGWEYIVVDIRWFVENDKAGGYNQTDPRYVIDQYGRYQPALNRFPSAKDGQGFKPLADYIHKKGLKFGIHIMRGIPKKAVEDKLPIKGANGITADQIYTTALQCEWLKDNYTILADKPGAQEYYDSLFELYAQWGVDFIKIDDLSRPYHEGEINLIRNAIDKCGRKIVLSTSPGETPITAASHVKEHANMWRMVDDVWDTWPHITHLMEVSQKWYPYIAPGTWPDCDMIPLGRISLRGERGEDRMTRLTKDEQYTLITFFNIFKSPLFFGGDLPSNDAFTLSLLTNKDVVKMHNESTDVKQLFQKDGKIAVTSKNPKDGSVYLALFNISDNTSEKIAVNLSDLGISDSAEVLNLWTGEKTKVSAKEISAELRPHSSILYQLKSKK comes from the coding sequence ATGAAAATACAAAATAGAATAGCCTTAATACTTGGAGTTGTTTTAGCATCAGCTTCTTCAAATGCTCAGACAAAAACATTCGCAAAAGACGAGTTCAAACAATGGGCACAAACGCCGCCAATGGGTTGGAACAGTTGGGATTGCTATGGTTCTACGGTAGAAGAACACGAAGTAAAAGCCAACGCCGATTATATGGTTAAAAACCTGAAAAAGTTTGGTTGGGAATATATAGTTGTAGACATCAGATGGTTTGTAGAAAACGACAAAGCAGGCGGATACAACCAAACAGATCCTCGATATGTAATCGATCAATACGGAAGATATCAGCCAGCCCTAAACCGTTTTCCATCGGCGAAAGACGGACAAGGATTTAAACCTTTGGCAGATTATATTCATAAAAAAGGATTGAAATTTGGAATTCACATTATGCGCGGAATTCCTAAAAAAGCCGTTGAAGATAAATTACCTATCAAAGGCGCAAACGGAATCACAGCAGATCAAATTTATACAACCGCTTTGCAATGCGAATGGCTAAAAGACAATTATACCATTCTTGCAGACAAACCCGGAGCACAGGAATATTACGATTCATTGTTTGAACTTTACGCACAATGGGGCGTAGATTTTATCAAGATCGATGATTTATCAAGACCTTATCACGAAGGAGAAATCAACCTAATCAGAAACGCAATCGACAAATGCGGACGTAAAATTGTATTGAGTACTTCGCCTGGAGAAACGCCAATTACTGCAGCTTCACACGTAAAAGAACATGCGAATATGTGGAGAATGGTCGACGATGTTTGGGACACTTGGCCGCACATTACACATTTGATGGAAGTAAGCCAGAAATGGTATCCATACATTGCGCCAGGAACTTGGCCAGACTGTGATATGATTCCGCTTGGGCGAATTTCCTTAAGAGGAGAACGTGGCGAAGACCGAATGACTCGTTTGACAAAAGACGAACAATATACGTTGATTACCTTCTTCAATATCTTTAAATCGCCGTTGTTTTTTGGTGGAGATTTACCAAGTAATGATGCTTTTACCTTGTCATTATTGACCAATAAAGATGTAGTGAAAATGCACAATGAAAGTACAGATGTAAAACAACTTTTTCAGAAAGACGGAAAAATTGCCGTAACCTCAAAAAATCCTAAAGACGGAAGCGTTTATTTGGCTTTATTTAATATCTCAGACAATACTTCTGAGAAAATTGCTGTAAACCTTTCAGATCTTGGAATTTCAGATTCTGCCGAAGTTTTAAACCTTTGGACAGGAGAAAAAACAAAAGTTTCTGCCAAAGAAATTTCTGCCGAATTAAGACCGCACAGTTCCATTTTATATCAATTAAAAAGTAAAAAATAA
- a CDS encoding YegP family protein → MGKFVITKRTNGEFQFNLKAGNGQTILTSEGYTTRAACLNGIESVKTNSADDNKFDRKESSNGKPYFNLKATNGQIIGASEMYESTAARENGIESVKTNAPEATTDDQTA, encoded by the coding sequence ATGGGAAAATTTGTGATTACTAAAAGAACTAACGGCGAATTTCAATTTAATTTAAAAGCAGGAAACGGGCAAACAATTTTAACCAGCGAAGGGTATACTACAAGAGCTGCATGTCTAAATGGTATCGAATCTGTGAAAACAAACTCAGCAGATGACAATAAATTTGACAGAAAAGAATCTTCTAATGGTAAACCTTATTTTAATCTAAAGGCTACTAACGGTCAAATTATTGGCGCAAGCGAAATGTATGAAAGTACTGCCGCAAGAGAAAACGGAATTGAATCGGTAAAAACAAATGCGCCAGAAGCAACTACAGATGATCAGACAGCATAA
- a CDS encoding serine hydrolase, whose amino-acid sequence MRKTYLLLLLLLSAFYGYSQQKFKITYEQLKEYEGVYEYKNNTTLQIAASPKDTILFAIINDSKYALKPSEKDVFLNMSQETVTFLRDQSSVVNGYSSDGKTFKLLNKKVVFPKEMWYPRLNVSKDYKYVYQQPKKDLDGLVTGTLDNTGLDKALLNEMMQKIVDGTYANVHSVLIIKDGKLVFEEYFYDNNKAKLHELRSATKSFVSALTGIAIDKGLIKDKTETVLSYFPDYTIKNLTDDKKQITIENLLTNQSGLDCDVSNPKAEGNETAMNNSDDWVQFTLDLPMVDVPGGKGMYCSGNPITLGKIIERATKMPLPEFAKQTLFKDLGIKNFKWNFKPDASSAETFCQVYLNSRDMAKFGLLYLNKGLWNGKQVVSKNWVEQSLAKHSVVQGVNYGYLWWLKYLNVDGVKYNGKAAQGNGGQKIYIWEEQNMITVITGGNYNSQSPSDELIQKYILPSFNVKNKIN is encoded by the coding sequence ATGAGAAAGACCTATTTACTGTTACTTCTTTTGTTGTCTGCTTTCTACGGATATTCTCAGCAAAAGTTTAAAATTACCTATGAACAATTAAAAGAGTATGAAGGTGTTTATGAATATAAAAACAACACCACTTTGCAAATCGCTGCTTCTCCAAAAGACACGATTTTATTTGCCATTATCAACGACAGTAAATATGCTCTAAAACCTTCTGAAAAAGATGTTTTTTTGAATATGTCTCAAGAAACTGTGACTTTCCTGAGAGATCAGTCTTCTGTAGTTAATGGATATTCATCTGATGGAAAAACTTTTAAATTACTTAATAAAAAAGTCGTTTTTCCGAAAGAAATGTGGTATCCAAGATTAAATGTTTCGAAGGATTATAAATACGTGTATCAACAACCCAAAAAAGATTTAGACGGTTTAGTTACCGGAACGCTTGATAATACTGGTTTGGATAAAGCTTTATTGAACGAAATGATGCAAAAAATTGTGGACGGAACTTATGCTAATGTTCATAGCGTTTTGATTATTAAAGACGGGAAATTAGTTTTTGAGGAATACTTTTATGACAATAATAAAGCTAAGTTGCACGAACTTCGATCGGCTACAAAAAGCTTTGTTTCGGCTTTGACCGGAATTGCGATTGATAAAGGATTGATTAAGGATAAAACTGAAACGGTACTTTCTTATTTTCCGGATTATACGATTAAGAATCTTACGGACGATAAAAAACAAATTACAATTGAAAATCTTTTGACGAATCAAAGTGGTCTTGATTGTGATGTGAGCAATCCTAAAGCGGAAGGAAATGAAACAGCAATGAATAATTCTGATGATTGGGTTCAATTTACATTGGACTTGCCAATGGTTGATGTTCCGGGTGGAAAAGGAATGTATTGCTCGGGAAATCCTATTACGTTGGGAAAAATTATCGAAAGAGCTACAAAAATGCCTTTACCTGAATTTGCCAAACAAACGCTGTTTAAAGATCTTGGTATTAAGAATTTCAAATGGAATTTTAAACCTGATGCTTCAAGTGCCGAAACTTTTTGTCAGGTTTATTTAAATTCTCGTGATATGGCAAAATTTGGTTTACTGTATCTGAATAAAGGCCTTTGGAATGGTAAACAAGTTGTTTCTAAAAATTGGGTCGAACAATCGCTTGCTAAACATTCTGTTGTTCAAGGTGTAAATTACGGCTATTTATGGTGGCTAAAATACCTGAATGTCGACGGCGTAAAATACAACGGAAAAGCCGCGCAAGGAAACGGCGGACAGAAAATATATATTTGGGAAGAACAAAATATGATCACAGTTATCACTGGTGGAAATTATAATTCGCAATCACCAAGTGATGAATTGATTCAAAAGTATATTTTGCCTTCGTTTAACGTAAAAAATAAAATTAATTAG